One genomic region from Salvia hispanica cultivar TCC Black 2014 chromosome 2, UniMelb_Shisp_WGS_1.0, whole genome shotgun sequence encodes:
- the LOC125208290 gene encoding rapid alkalinization factor-like, producing MANAALLLRLIPAALLAVAIFLRAADAGVGPEWIPLDNRAACRGSIAECMGSGEFEMDTESNRRMLATTEYISYGALQADRTTCSEPGASYYNCQEGGGANPYTRSCTAATQCRS from the coding sequence atggcGAACGCTGCGCTTCTCCTGCGCCTCATTCCGGCTGCGTTGTTGGCGGTGGCTATCTTTCTCAGAGCTGCGGATGCCGGCGTTGGCCCAGAGTGGATCCCGTTGGACAATCGGGCGGCCTGCCGGGGATCGATCGCGGAGTGCATGGGCAGCGGCGAGTTCGAGATGGACACGGAAAGCAACCGGCGCATGCTAGCAACCACGGAATACATCAGCTATGGTGCGCTGCAGGCGGACAGGACGACCTGCTCCGAGCCCGGCGCGTCCTACTACAACTGCCAGGAAGGAGGCGGAGCCAATCCCTACACGCGTTCTTGCACCGCTGCCACACAGTGTCGCAGTTGA